DNA sequence from the Lysinibacillus sp. OF-1 genome:
GCTAAGTGCTTCCGCGTACGGTCCACCCTGTACAAAAGGTAACGTCCAGTCATAGCCATATAAATTTTGTCCAAGCATAATTTTACTTGCAGGTATTTCACTAATCGCATATTTTACAACAGCTTCTACCTCAGGGAGAGGCGAAACGGCCATTGGCGGTCCTGCAGAATATCCCCATTCATAGGTCATGAGTAAAACAAAGTCGACTATTTCTCCATGCGCCCTATAATCATGTGCTGCTGTCCATGGACCTCGTTCACTATCACTTGTTTTTGGAGCTAGTGCGGTAGACACTGTATATCCTTGAGCATGGAATTTTTCGACAGCTCTTCTTAAAAAATTGTTATAAGCTTGTCGTTGATCTGCTGGCAAATTTTCAAAGTCAAAGTGGATATCTTTCACTTCCCCAAGTCGCTTTGCTTCTGCAAGAATATTATCAAATAATAAATCTTGAACAGCCGTACTTTGAAAAATATCTCTCGCTAACTCGCCACTAAAACTAAAATTCTCCAGATTGGAAATAACCATAGCCAGAGATGCTCCCGTATCATCCGCAATTTGTGTCACACCTTGACTCGGTGGTCTCTGTAGGGTTCCATCCCTTCTTGCCTCATAACTGAATAAAGCTAAATATGTTAAATAGGGACCCGCTTCCCTAGCCTGATTCAAGAGGGCCTCGCTAACAGATGTTCCTCTGGGCTCTAAATACGCCAATGTTTCTGCCCTAGTTTTTGGCGGTTGTGGAATATATAATCTCGTTCCAATAGCTAATGGTTGATTGGGATTAATACCATTTACTTGAGCAAGCGTTACATAATTAATACCAAAGCGTTGCCCGATTGACCATAAGCTATCGCCTGGCTGTACATAATAAAAACTTCCGACAATTGGGATCACAAGAGCTTGCCCCACAACTAAACGATTTGGATCGGGAATTTGATTGGCCTCTACAATACTCTGAACCGTAGTCCCATACGCCTGCGCAATACCCCATAAAGACTCGCCAGCCCGTACAACATGTATTTGAATGATTTTGCCTCCTTCTCGCTTGATAAAATCATACCTATAAATCTTATGAAACCCGATAAGAAAAGATGTCTTGCTACAACACCACAAAAATCTATTACTTCGAATAGTGGATGAATTTTGTCATCCTTTTTAAAATAGTTTTTTTATTAGTGTATGAATAATAATTTCCTAAGGCTTCGGAACCCCCATTCACCTGATTTTTTGTTTGCTATGTATTCTACTGCTGTATGCCATGTACTCGATAATATCCATGTTTTTACTTTCCCTTCATTTTAATGTTTTCAATATATCTAGTGTCCTATCTTCTGCTTCTTCTCTACTATTTGTATAAGAAAACGCAAAATGATACACAACCCTAAAATATTTATCGTACAAACGTTCTATATATGACATATCCTTCTGTATAAATTCCCCCTCTTTCTACCTTATACATAAGTCTCTGTACGCTAGTTTTTGTCGCACTTTTCCCGAAATATTTAACGCAACTAGTATCATATGCCTTATTCTTTTCACTATCACCACTCTTGTATAATGAAATTATTGTAAGGAGGTGTTAGATTGCGTTTATTTTACCAGCAAAAAGTAATCGGCAAGAAATCTCGTAAGCTTCAAAAAATTCCATTTTCTATTGATGAGCCTGTTACAACTTTACAAGATTTACTTGTTCAACTTGTGACACAGCAGGTACAACAATTTAATGAAAAAATGGTCGATACACCACTTCATCTTTACTTAACGGATCAGCAATTAGATGACGCAACCCAGTATGGGAAAGTACATTTTGGAGAGAAGAAAAATGATTCTTTACAGTCAGTTGACCAAGCCATGTCCAATATGCTTCAAGCATTTCAAGATGAGCTGTTCTTGGTCCTTCACAATGAGGAGTCGCTAGATTCTCTTACTACACCTTTAACCATACAGGAAGACGATGTTTTTACATTCATTAAATTAACTATGCTTGCAGGACGCATTTGGTAAGGAGGGATATTTCATGACACTTTCACATGAACAAAAAACATATTTTCAAGGTATAGTCGATTCCGCACCTATAGCTATACAGCCATTAGCTGCAGCATTACTAAAATATATGGACAACAGAGATTATGAAATAGAACAGCTGATTGCTGCTCAACAAAATTCAACACTTGAAGAGCTATTTAGTGGTCCACTATTTGACGTGCTTACGCTATTTTCTTCACAAGAACGTGCACTAAAGATTAAGAAACTAGCATTACGTTTTGATGCTACAATGTTCCAAACCGATGTTTTACGTCGATCATTTCGTTCATCTCAACCCGTGCAGGATCATCTTTTCCAGTGTTTACAATTAATAGAAGAAATGCTGACCTTTGAGGAAATTACTTTGGAGGAGTTACTAGCGAATCATCATCAATACGAACATGGTACCTATCCCAATTACAGCTCTTACGTTTTGAAGAATGAAAATATAAAAGTAATGGGCTTTAACGTCTTTGAACAGTTGCTTGCTGACGAACTCTCTTTAGAAAATCCTTCTATTGAAGAGGTAGTGGAAAGTATTTTATTTGATGAGCATCACAGTAGCTTTTTCGGTCATCCGTTCATTCGGGGTATTTTTAAGTCCAATAACCACCGTATGCATGAGGCTCTTGGCAAATTATTAGTAGCAGCTGCCCGTCAAGAAGGGCTACGACAAGCAATCGTTGAAAATATTGACCATGGCAATCTTGATGCACAGCTAAAAATGATGAAACTTATTCAAGAACATCAACTAACACGCTTCTCCTCTGTGATTCGAGCAGTCGATACTTGGATGGGGCTTGGCTATAATAGCTTTGAAAATCAAAAAGTGACGGAGGAAGTTTTAGCTTTAGCTGTCCAAGCCATCGAAGAAGATAACTTTGTTGAACAGCTACTAAAGAGTGAACGTACAATTGATATTTATGTCGCATTATGGGCAACTGCTACAAGAGACTATACAAGGCTAGATGCTGTCGTGACAACGCTCTTAAAGCGTAACAAACATATCCAGCTTACAACGCTTGCCTTTTTAAAAAATTTATCTAAGACCTCCTTTACAGCGCCATTTGTGAAGGATTTAATTTTAACGACGAAAGATATCGAGTTATTTGCCTTTGCATGGGGCAATTTCCTCTATGCTAACCACTATATTAATAGCGAGTATGCAAGAGATCATGAATGGGATCAAAACCTTCAAAAATTCATGCAAGAAAATGCACAGTTGCAAGGCATTGAATATCTATTATTCGAACAACTGGAATGGGCTAAGAATGAAGTTACAAAAGAAGGGCTGAATATTACAGGTAAACCTTTATCCTTTGTCCATGTCCATTTATCATTAGAAGATTTAATTTCAACCCAAATTATTTTGGCCCATCATGTACAAGATGAGGTATTATTCCAACGAATTATTGCACAGGCAGATTCCTACTCACCATCAGGTAGAATCGGCTTACTTAATATTTATTGTCTTGATCCTAAAACACAAGGTCAACGTGAATTTTTATTTAATTCTTTACGAGATCGCAGCTCCATCAATCGTTCTCTTGCATTGAAAAAAATACATGCTCTGACACCAACCGAAGAAGAAATCGTAAAAATTGAAGATCTTTTAGCTAATAAATCAGGGGCACTTCGTAAAGAGGCTATCTCCTTGTTAAAAGCTCAACCACAGGACCCGTTATTACAAAGTGCTGAACGACTGATAAAAGATAGTAAGCAGTTAAAAAGGCTTGGAGGACTTGAATTACTGTTAGAAGCTTCTAAGGACGACAATTTAACGAGTGAGCAAATTACCACTTTATGTTCCTTATTACCAAAAGTAACAAAAAATGAACAAGTTCTGTTAGAACAATTAGTAGCAAGGGATGTACCACAGTATAACGAGCGCAATGGCTTTGGCTTATATACGCCGCATTCCCCTATTCAATATGATCGTATTGCCGATGGGGCCATTCAAATGAATGGTGAAGAACCTTGGCAGCAGCTTGTTCCTTTCTATGTACAGACACCGACACCATTTGAACAATTTTTTCAATATGATATTGAAAAATTGCTGTCGAAGCTTGAGCAACTTATCCAAGTACTTGATGAACATGCTGAACTTGAGTATGAGACGTACCAATGGAATGATACGCCTATTACTACAACGTTAGGACAACAATATAGTGTCCTGACAGATAAAACGGACAGTCGGCGAGATGCTAGTCTAGATGCTTATCCTATTCCTGAGGAAATTGTTCAATGGATCAAGTCATCTCTATTTAGCCGTGAGGACTTAGTCTATTTTAATTTCTACAATAATCTATCAGAATACCCTGCTGCCCATGATCTTTCCGATGCAGCCCATACACTTATTAAACCTTTCTTCCAATACGAAGAAATTAAAGCACGAGTTGTTCAATTTGATTCCTTGAAATATAACTATACGATCCAACAAATTTTCTCTGTGCTATCGCAAGATAGCGATAAAATTTCAGGAGAGACAATGTTGCATAAAGAAGCTCTCTCATTACTAGAAAAGCATGCTCCTGAATTTAATAGCTTTGAACAGGCTATCGGCATAATGCTACAGCTATTCAAACAAATCCCTGCAGATCAGTGGCAGCTTGATGTTAGAGAACAAAGTTATTATTACTATCGTTCTACATCTACTATTATTGATTTGGATGTTATTGAGACATTTGTAGAGCGATGCTGGTCTGGTTACTCAACCTATGGTGAATATGTCAAAATGCTCGCGATCAATGAAGAGCTTACAAAGCGTATGAAAAACGAAGGCTATAGTGCTAATGTATACAATTTATCACTGTTCCAA
Encoded proteins:
- a CDS encoding glycosyl hydrolase family 18 protein, whose protein sequence is MGQALVIPIVGSFYYVQPGDSLWSIGQRFGINYVTLAQVNGINPNQPLAIGTRLYIPQPPKTRAETLAYLEPRGTSVSEALLNQAREAGPYLTYLALFSYEARRDGTLQRPPSQGVTQIADDTGASLAMVISNLENFSFSGELARDIFQSTAVQDLLFDNILAEAKRLGEVKDIHFDFENLPADQRQAYNNFLRRAVEKFHAQGYTVSTALAPKTSDSERGPWTAAHDYRAHGEIVDFVLLMTYEWGYSAGPPMAVSPLPEVEAVVKYAISEIPASKIMLGQNLYGYDWTLPFVQGGPYAEALSPQRAIEIAKRYNAAIQFDWRAQAPFFEYYDEQGRAHMVWFEDARSIQAKFNLIKQYNLRGIGYWKLGLPFPQNWVLIGANFDVVKK
- a CDS encoding DUF4132 domain-containing protein; its protein translation is MTLSHEQKTYFQGIVDSAPIAIQPLAAALLKYMDNRDYEIEQLIAAQQNSTLEELFSGPLFDVLTLFSSQERALKIKKLALRFDATMFQTDVLRRSFRSSQPVQDHLFQCLQLIEEMLTFEEITLEELLANHHQYEHGTYPNYSSYVLKNENIKVMGFNVFEQLLADELSLENPSIEEVVESILFDEHHSSFFGHPFIRGIFKSNNHRMHEALGKLLVAAARQEGLRQAIVENIDHGNLDAQLKMMKLIQEHQLTRFSSVIRAVDTWMGLGYNSFENQKVTEEVLALAVQAIEEDNFVEQLLKSERTIDIYVALWATATRDYTRLDAVVTTLLKRNKHIQLTTLAFLKNLSKTSFTAPFVKDLILTTKDIELFAFAWGNFLYANHYINSEYARDHEWDQNLQKFMQENAQLQGIEYLLFEQLEWAKNEVTKEGLNITGKPLSFVHVHLSLEDLISTQIILAHHVQDEVLFQRIIAQADSYSPSGRIGLLNIYCLDPKTQGQREFLFNSLRDRSSINRSLALKKIHALTPTEEEIVKIEDLLANKSGALRKEAISLLKAQPQDPLLQSAERLIKDSKQLKRLGGLELLLEASKDDNLTSEQITTLCSLLPKVTKNEQVLLEQLVARDVPQYNERNGFGLYTPHSPIQYDRIADGAIQMNGEEPWQQLVPFYVQTPTPFEQFFQYDIEKLLSKLEQLIQVLDEHAELEYETYQWNDTPITTTLGQQYSVLTDKTDSRRDASLDAYPIPEEIVQWIKSSLFSREDLVYFNFYNNLSEYPAAHDLSDAAHTLIKPFFQYEEIKARVVQFDSLKYNYTIQQIFSVLSQDSDKISGETMLHKEALSLLEKHAPEFNSFEQAIGIMLQLFKQIPADQWQLDVREQSYYYYRSTSTIIDLDVIETFVERCWSGYSTYGEYVKMLAINEELTKRMKNEGYSANVYNLSLFQYLDAMKAGLLTQDHLFEAIFTDTLASEIFNEPNKLLERYQQSFEDLTDFFAIREQAIDRILAIELKRGDTPTTVTKLASNISYFEGIHYFLQILQALDGEKLARGYIWQAETKKDVFSRLLTSCYPKKEETAQQLKEAWEQTDISKERLIEAMMYNQHWIDLVSEVIDWDGLKESAWYFIAHTTDSLSDFAKDQIALFSSITAEDFRDGAFDLAWFQSAYETLGAKKFKLVYDAAKYASEGANHRRAQLYADTAIGKLSPKPFMQEIQDKRNKDKLRALGLIPLNKSDDKDALTRYQFIQQFLKESKQFGAQRRASEARAASIALENLARNAGDGEATRFTWRMELSAFNDIKYLFKAQQIEQITAHLQIEEDASVAIVVEKDGKRLKNIPAALKKHAAIVTLQEARKDLQEQYKRARPALEQAMELETVFSADELIHLLAHPILAPLLQKLIFISDEHVGMLTPDGLQLLSADIVALAPTSAIKIAHPYHLLESGQWRQWQAYMFEHKIQQPFKQVFRELYLINADEKAQKQSLRYAGHQVNPSQTIALLKTRGWQMSYETGPRKVYYKENIVASLYAQADWFTPAEIEAPAIEGVYFYDRLTGKNIVLDVIPATIFSEVMRDIDLVVSVAHIGGVDPEASHSTVDMRSIIVEELAKLLKLNNVEVKKQHALIEGKLASYSLHLGSGVVHQVGGSMIPIIAVPSQHRGRIFLPMVDDDPRTAEIMSKLLLLSEDTKIKDPAILTHIRSYEQMR